The following proteins are encoded in a genomic region of Pseudomonas saponiphila:
- a CDS encoding GntP family permease — translation MSVIIALAALALLMLAAYRGYSVILFAPIAALGAVLLTDPSAVAPAFTGVFMEKMVGFIKLYFPVFLLGAVFGKLIELSGFSRSIVAAAIRLLGTRQAMLVIVLVCALLTYGGVSLFVVVFAVYPFAAEMFRQSNIPKRLIPATIALGAFSFTMDALPGTPQIQNIIPSTFFNTTAWAAPWLGVIGTVFVFCAGMLFLQRQRNKAQKAGEGYGTELRNEPETAPDLKLPNPWLALSPLLLVGIMNLLFTHWIPQWYDKTHSLSLPGMAAPVTSEIAKLTAIWAVQAALLVGILMVLVCGFSAIRSKLAEGSKSAVSGALLAAMNTASEYGFGAVIASLPGFLVLADWLKSIPNPLVNEAITVTLLAGITGSASGGMSIALAAMSESFISAAHAANIPLEVLHRVASMASGGMDTLPHNGAVITLLAVTGLTHREAYKDIFCITLIKTLAVFVVIATFYATGIV, via the coding sequence ATGAGTGTGATCATTGCCTTGGCAGCCCTGGCGCTGCTGATGCTGGCGGCCTACCGTGGCTACAGCGTCATCCTCTTTGCCCCGATTGCCGCCCTCGGCGCGGTGCTGCTCACCGACCCGTCCGCCGTGGCGCCCGCCTTTACCGGGGTGTTCATGGAGAAGATGGTCGGCTTCATCAAACTGTATTTCCCGGTGTTCCTGCTCGGCGCGGTGTTCGGCAAGTTGATTGAACTGTCGGGCTTCTCGCGTTCCATCGTCGCCGCGGCCATCCGCCTGCTCGGCACCCGCCAGGCGATGCTGGTGATCGTGCTGGTCTGCGCCCTGCTGACCTACGGCGGCGTCTCGCTGTTCGTGGTGGTGTTCGCGGTCTACCCGTTCGCCGCCGAAATGTTCCGCCAGAGCAACATCCCCAAGCGGCTGATCCCGGCGACCATCGCCCTGGGCGCCTTCTCCTTCACCATGGACGCCCTGCCCGGCACCCCGCAGATCCAGAACATCATCCCCAGTACCTTCTTCAACACCACCGCCTGGGCCGCGCCCTGGCTGGGGGTGATCGGTACGGTGTTCGTGTTCTGCGCCGGCATGCTGTTCCTCCAGCGCCAGCGCAACAAGGCGCAGAAGGCCGGTGAAGGCTACGGCACCGAACTGCGCAACGAACCGGAAACCGCCCCAGACCTGAAGCTGCCCAACCCCTGGCTGGCGCTGTCGCCGCTGCTGCTGGTGGGCATCATGAACCTGCTGTTCACCCACTGGATTCCCCAGTGGTACGACAAGACCCACAGCCTCAGCCTGCCCGGCATGGCCGCGCCGGTGACCAGCGAAATCGCCAAGCTCACCGCTATCTGGGCGGTGCAGGCGGCCTTGCTAGTGGGCATCCTGATGGTGCTGGTGTGCGGCTTCTCGGCGATTCGCAGCAAGCTCGCCGAGGGCAGCAAGAGCGCGGTCAGCGGTGCCTTACTGGCAGCGATGAACACCGCTTCGGAATACGGGTTCGGAGCAGTGATCGCCTCCCTGCCAGGCTTCCTGGTGCTGGCCGACTGGCTGAAAAGCATCCCCAATCCGCTGGTCAACGAAGCCATTACCGTGACCCTGCTGGCGGGCATCACCGGCTCCGCCTCGGGAGGCATGAGCATCGCCCTGGCGGCCATGTCCGAAAGCTTCATCAGCGCCGCCCACGCCGCCAACATCCCCCTGGAAGTGCTGCACCGGGTGGCGTCCATGGCCAGTGGCGGCATGGACACCCTGCCGCACAACGGTGCGGTGATCACCCTGCTGGCGGTCACCGGGCTGACCCATCGCGAGGCCTACAAGGACATTTTCTGCATCACCCTGATCAAGACCCTGGCGGTATTCGTCGTCATCGCCACTTTCTACGCCACCGGCATCGTGTGA
- a CDS encoding sigma-54 interaction domain-containing protein codes for MNDSESLKDYQRVRQLAIRSLFEIIEQSSEGTVIVDRDANIVWMNERYARRFGLESAAFAIGKPCESVIPGSLLREVVRSGRPILLDMQDTPKEPLVVMRLPIHDAAGTVIGAIGFALFDELRSLSPMLKRYLSMQEELASTRSLLRARQTKYNFAHFIGTSAASLEVKRRARRGASAESPILLQGETGTGKELLAQAIHAASPRAHKPFVSINSAAIPEALLEAEFFGTAPGAFTGADRKGRAGKLQIAQGGSLFLDEIGDMPLPLQSKLLRVLQEKEFEPVGSNEVIHSDVRIIAATSTDLEAAIKRGEFRADLYYRLNVLPIQVPALRERLDDLPALSEGILEDLRSQHELDREALALLAQHAWPGNIRELRNVLERAALLSDDLILNAADIRAAIGNFSPAQRNAAPLAAESPSQETFAAARERFDRQLISATLAQCAGKVDEAARRLGLGRSTLYKKMAALGIAESQ; via the coding sequence ATGAACGACAGCGAAAGCCTCAAGGATTACCAGCGTGTGCGCCAACTGGCGATCCGCTCGCTGTTCGAGATCATCGAGCAGTCCAGTGAAGGCACGGTGATCGTCGACCGCGACGCCAATATCGTCTGGATGAACGAGCGCTACGCCCGGCGCTTCGGCCTGGAGTCCGCCGCCTTCGCCATCGGCAAGCCCTGCGAAAGCGTGATACCCGGCAGCCTGCTGCGGGAAGTGGTACGCAGCGGTCGCCCGATCCTGCTGGACATGCAGGACACCCCCAAGGAACCGCTGGTGGTGATGCGCCTGCCGATCCACGACGCCGCCGGCACGGTGATCGGCGCCATCGGCTTCGCCCTGTTCGACGAACTGCGCAGCCTGTCGCCGATGCTCAAGCGCTACCTGAGCATGCAGGAAGAACTGGCCTCCACTCGCTCCCTGTTGCGGGCCCGGCAGACCAAGTACAACTTCGCCCATTTCATCGGCACCAGCGCCGCCAGCCTGGAGGTCAAGCGCCGTGCCCGCCGTGGGGCCAGCGCCGAGTCGCCGATCCTGCTGCAAGGTGAAACCGGCACCGGCAAGGAGCTGCTGGCCCAGGCCATTCATGCTGCCTCGCCCCGGGCCCACAAGCCCTTTGTCAGCATCAACAGCGCGGCGATTCCCGAAGCCCTGCTGGAGGCGGAGTTCTTCGGCACCGCCCCCGGCGCCTTCACCGGCGCCGACCGCAAGGGCCGTGCCGGCAAGTTGCAGATCGCCCAGGGCGGCAGCCTGTTCCTCGATGAAATCGGCGACATGCCCCTGCCCCTGCAAAGCAAGCTGCTGCGGGTGCTGCAAGAGAAGGAGTTCGAACCGGTGGGCTCCAACGAAGTGATCCACAGCGACGTGCGGATCATCGCCGCCACCTCCACCGACCTGGAAGCGGCGATCAAGCGTGGCGAGTTCCGCGCCGACCTCTACTACCGGCTCAACGTGCTGCCGATCCAGGTGCCGGCCCTGCGCGAGCGCCTGGACGACCTGCCAGCCCTGAGCGAAGGGATTCTCGAAGACCTGCGCAGCCAGCATGAACTGGATCGAGAGGCCCTGGCCCTGCTGGCGCAACACGCCTGGCCGGGCAATATCCGCGAACTGCGCAACGTGCTGGAACGGGCGGCACTGCTCAGCGATGACCTGATACTCAATGCCGCGGACATTCGCGCGGCAATCGGCAACTTCAGCCCGGCGCAGCGCAATGCGGCCCCGCTGGCGGCCGAGTCGCCGAGCCAGGAAACCTTCGCCGCGGCCCGGGAGCGTTTCGACCGGCAACTGATCAGCGCCACCCTGGCGCAATGCGCCGGCAAGGTGGACGAAGCGGCCCGGCGCCTGGGGCTGGGGCGCTCGACGCTGTACAAGAAAATGGCGGCCTTGGGGATTGCCGAATCTCAATAA
- a CDS encoding ABC transporter ATP-binding protein — MTDNLIEIRQLNVAFGAQTVVRDLSLDIRPGECLALVGESGSGKSVTAHSILQLLPQTGCNSSGSVRYRGQELMGSDPATLQKLRGNRIAMIFQEPMTSLNPLHSVEKQIGETLLLHRGLGGKQAQARILELLELVGIQKPRERLKAYPHQLSGGQRQRVMIAMALACEPELLIADEPTTALDVTVQRKILLLLKSLQQRLGMSLLLISHDLNLVRRIAQRVCVMKAGEIVEQADCDTLFNAPQHPYSCELLHAEPEGQPLCRDSRETVLEVDRLSVEFQIGGGLFRRKDYLRAVDDISLSVEQGKTLGIVGESGSGKSTLGQAILRLLDSRGSIRFQGQALDGLDQKQLRPWRKQMQVVFQDPFGSLSPRMSVAQIISEGLEVHSQYDARQCDEQVIRALEEVGLDPDSRHRYPHEFSGGQRQRIAIARALVLKPALILLDEPTSALDRTVQKQVVALLRQLQEKYGLTYLFISHDLAVIRALAHDMIVIKDGQVVERGASHEVFANPQHPYTQELLAAAHPS, encoded by the coding sequence ATGACTGACAACCTCATCGAAATCCGCCAGCTCAACGTGGCCTTCGGCGCCCAGACCGTGGTCCGCGACCTGAGCCTGGACATCCGCCCCGGCGAATGCCTGGCCCTGGTGGGTGAGTCCGGCTCGGGCAAGTCGGTGACCGCCCACTCGATCCTGCAACTGTTGCCGCAGACCGGCTGCAACAGTTCCGGCAGCGTGCGTTACCGTGGCCAGGAACTGATGGGCAGCGATCCGGCAACCCTGCAAAAGCTGCGGGGCAACCGCATCGCCATGATCTTCCAGGAGCCCATGACCTCCCTCAACCCGCTGCACAGCGTGGAGAAGCAGATCGGCGAAACCCTGCTGCTGCATCGCGGCCTGGGCGGCAAACAGGCCCAGGCGCGGATCCTTGAACTGTTGGAACTGGTGGGCATCCAGAAGCCCCGGGAACGGCTCAAGGCCTACCCGCACCAGCTCTCCGGCGGCCAGCGCCAGCGGGTAATGATCGCCATGGCCCTGGCCTGCGAGCCGGAACTGCTGATCGCCGACGAACCCACCACGGCCCTGGACGTGACGGTGCAGCGCAAGATCCTGCTGCTGCTCAAATCCCTGCAGCAGCGCCTGGGCATGTCCCTGCTGCTGATCAGCCACGACCTCAACCTGGTACGACGCATCGCCCAAAGGGTGTGCGTGATGAAGGCCGGGGAAATCGTCGAACAAGCCGACTGCGACACCCTGTTCAACGCCCCACAACATCCCTACAGCTGCGAACTGCTGCACGCCGAGCCCGAAGGCCAGCCGTTGTGCCGCGACAGCCGGGAAACCGTGCTGGAAGTGGATCGGCTGAGCGTCGAATTCCAGATCGGCGGCGGCCTGTTCCGGCGCAAAGACTACCTGCGAGCGGTGGACGACATCAGCCTCAGCGTGGAGCAAGGCAAGACCCTGGGCATCGTCGGCGAGTCCGGCTCGGGCAAGTCGACCCTGGGCCAGGCGATCCTGCGCTTGCTGGATTCCCGGGGCAGCATCCGCTTCCAGGGCCAGGCCCTGGATGGCCTCGACCAGAAGCAACTGCGGCCCTGGCGCAAGCAGATGCAGGTAGTGTTCCAAGACCCCTTCGGCAGCCTCAGCCCGCGCATGTCGGTGGCGCAGATCATCAGCGAAGGCCTGGAAGTGCACAGCCAGTACGATGCCCGCCAGTGCGATGAACAGGTGATCCGCGCCCTGGAGGAAGTCGGCCTCGATCCCGACAGCCGCCACCGCTACCCCCACGAATTCTCCGGCGGCCAGCGCCAGCGCATCGCCATTGCCCGGGCCCTGGTACTCAAGCCGGCGCTGATCCTGCTGGACGAACCGACCTCGGCCCTGGACCGCACCGTACAGAAACAAGTGGTGGCCCTGCTGCGCCAACTGCAGGAAAAGTACGGTTTGACCTACCTGTTCATCAGCCATGACCTGGCGGTGATACGGGCCCTGGCCCACGACATGATCGTGATCAAGGACGGCCAGGTGGTGGAGCGCGGCGCCAGCCATGAAGTCTTCGCCAACCCGCAGCACCCCTACACCCAGGAGCTGCTGGCCGCCGCCCACCCCAGCTGA
- a CDS encoding ABC transporter permease translates to MLKLSPVARRRLDRFKQNRRGWWSLWLFIGLFILTLGGELIANDKPLVVSYQGSLYFPVFKRYTEQEFGGQLPFQADYRSDYVQQLIRKDGGWLLFPPIPFSEDTPNYDLTQPAPSPPSQVNWLGTDDQARDVAARVIYGARVSILFALALTTISALIGIAAGALQGYYGGWVDLLGQRLLEVWSGLPVLYLLIILSGFVEPNFWWLLGIMALFSWLALVDVVRAEFLRGRNLEYVKAARALGLSDRKVILRHILPNAMNATLSYLPFILTGAISTLTALDFLGFGMPAGSASLGELIGQGKQNLQAPWLGLTAFFTLALILSLLVFIGEALRDAFDPRS, encoded by the coding sequence ATGCTCAAGCTTTCTCCCGTGGCCCGCCGGCGCCTGGACCGCTTCAAGCAGAATCGCCGCGGCTGGTGGTCGCTGTGGCTGTTCATCGGCCTGTTCATCCTGACCCTGGGTGGCGAGCTGATCGCCAACGACAAGCCGCTGGTGGTCAGCTACCAGGGCTCGCTGTATTTCCCGGTGTTCAAGCGCTACACCGAGCAGGAGTTCGGCGGCCAGCTGCCGTTCCAGGCCGACTACCGCAGCGACTACGTGCAGCAGCTGATCCGCAAGGACGGTGGCTGGCTGCTGTTCCCGCCGATCCCCTTCAGCGAAGACACGCCCAACTACGACCTGACCCAGCCGGCCCCCAGCCCGCCGAGCCAGGTCAACTGGCTGGGCACTGACGACCAGGCCCGGGACGTGGCCGCGCGGGTGATCTACGGCGCCCGGGTGTCGATCCTGTTCGCCCTGGCCCTGACCACCATCAGCGCCCTGATCGGCATCGCCGCCGGCGCCCTGCAAGGTTATTACGGTGGCTGGGTCGACCTTTTGGGCCAGCGCCTGCTGGAAGTCTGGTCCGGGTTGCCGGTGCTCTACCTGCTGATCATCCTCTCGGGCTTTGTCGAGCCGAACTTCTGGTGGTTGCTGGGAATCATGGCGCTGTTCTCCTGGCTGGCCCTGGTGGACGTGGTGCGCGCCGAGTTCCTGCGTGGGCGCAACCTGGAATACGTCAAGGCCGCCCGGGCCCTGGGCCTGAGCGACCGCAAGGTAATCCTGCGGCACATCCTGCCCAATGCCATGAACGCCACCCTGAGCTACCTGCCGTTCATCCTCACCGGCGCCATCTCGACCCTTACCGCCCTGGACTTCCTCGGCTTCGGCATGCCCGCCGGCAGCGCTTCCCTGGGCGAGCTGATCGGCCAGGGCAAGCAGAACCTGCAGGCGCCGTGGCTCGGGCTGACGGCGTTTTTCACCCTGGCGCTGATCCTCTCGCTGCTGGTGTTTATCGGCGAAGCGTTGCGCGATGCCTTTGATCCACGATCTTGA
- a CDS encoding microcin C ABC transporter permease YejB encodes MPAYILRRLLLIIPTLLIILLVNFVIVQAAPGGPVEQAIARLQGIGGGAVGGSADAMSNSGSRASRGLDPKLIQDIEKQYGFDKPAHERLWLMLKSYARLDFGKSFFRGATVTDLILEKMPVTISLGLWATLITYLVSIPLGIRKAVHHGSHFDIWSSTAIIIGYAMPAFLFAMFLIVLFAGGTSLNWFPVRGLVSDNFEQLSTLGKVADYFWHLVLPVSSLVIGGFATLTILTKNSFLNEITRQYVVTARAKGLSERRVLYGHVFRNAMLLVVSGIPQAFISVFFAGSLLIEVIFSLDGLGRMSYEAAVSRDYPVVFGSLFIFTLFGLLIKLIGDLCYTLVDPRIDFAARNA; translated from the coding sequence ATGCCGGCCTATATCCTGCGACGCCTGCTGCTGATCATTCCGACCCTGCTGATCATCCTCCTGGTGAACTTCGTCATCGTCCAGGCCGCCCCCGGCGGCCCGGTGGAACAGGCTATCGCCCGCCTGCAAGGGATCGGCGGCGGCGCGGTCGGCGGCTCCGCCGATGCCATGAGCAACAGCGGCTCGCGAGCCAGCCGCGGCCTCGATCCCAAGCTGATCCAGGACATCGAGAAACAGTACGGCTTCGACAAGCCGGCCCATGAACGCCTGTGGCTGATGCTCAAAAGCTACGCCCGGCTGGACTTCGGCAAGAGCTTCTTCCGCGGCGCCACGGTCACCGACCTGATCCTGGAAAAAATGCCGGTGACCATCTCCCTCGGCCTCTGGGCGACCCTGATCACCTACCTGGTGTCGATCCCCCTGGGGATTCGCAAGGCGGTGCACCACGGCAGCCACTTCGACATCTGGAGCAGCACCGCGATCATCATCGGCTACGCCATGCCGGCCTTCCTGTTCGCCATGTTCCTGATCGTGCTGTTCGCCGGCGGCACCTCGCTGAACTGGTTCCCGGTGCGCGGGCTGGTGTCGGACAACTTCGAGCAACTGAGCACCCTGGGCAAGGTCGCCGACTACTTCTGGCACCTGGTGCTGCCGGTGAGCTCCCTGGTGATCGGCGGCTTCGCCACCCTGACCATCCTCACCAAGAACTCCTTCCTCAACGAGATCACCCGCCAGTACGTGGTCACCGCCCGGGCCAAGGGCCTGAGCGAACGCCGGGTGCTGTATGGGCATGTATTTCGCAACGCCATGCTGCTGGTGGTGTCGGGCATTCCCCAGGCCTTCATCAGCGTGTTCTTCGCCGGCTCCCTGCTGATCGAGGTGATCTTCTCCCTCGACGGCCTGGGGCGCATGAGCTACGAGGCCGCAGTGTCCCGGGACTACCCGGTGGTGTTCGGCTCGCTGTTCATCTTCACCCTGTTCGGCCTCTTGATAAAACTCATCGGCGACCTGTGCTACACCCTGGTCGACCCACGCATCGACTTCGCCGCGAGGAACGCCTGA
- a CDS encoding extracellular solute-binding protein, whose protein sequence is MRLLFPSVLFTALLLGASGAQAAPQHAMTVYGEPAKYPQGFSHFDYVNPQAPKGGTLRRSAIEIGRFDHVLPYIDKGIGVSQLDGLVYSPLALRSLDEPYTVYGLVAEKMERAEDGLWLRFYLNPKARFADNTPITAEDVRYSYDLLMTQGSMRYRTQFEDVKGVTVESPRVVRFDFKSNENRTLPLDIATLPVFPEHWWKSRDFAAGGGYEAPLGSGPYRVAKVDSGNSITFARNPDWWGKDLPVSRGLYNFDHFSVEYFGDIDVARQVLRGGAYDYNREFSATGYSIGYDSPALSDGRLQKAHLAQSAPQPAQGYVFNLDRPVFQDRRVRQALAMLWDFEWSNRQMMRNLYIRQQSFFSNTSLAARSLPDAEELKILEPLRGQIPDEVFTQVFEAPKTDGSGVIRDKQLQALALLEQAGWKADGDKLVNAEGEPLSFTFLITQGSIERLLLPYKRNLAQIGISLNIRRIDPSQYVNRLMARDYDMIVTGYPVTTSPGMELYNYFGSAAANDPGSNNYMVLKNPAVDSLLNGLVKATSQPEMLRYAHALDRVLQWNYYWIANYYPPGTSTVWWNRFGKPKVPASNDEAIESWWEVSSTALTNEQMAAELVRRGQPGGHH, encoded by the coding sequence ATGCGACTGCTTTTCCCCTCCGTACTGTTCACCGCGCTGCTGCTCGGAGCCTCGGGCGCCCAGGCGGCACCGCAACACGCCATGACCGTCTACGGCGAACCAGCCAAGTATCCCCAGGGCTTCAGCCACTTCGACTACGTCAACCCCCAGGCCCCCAAGGGCGGAACCCTGCGCCGCTCGGCCATCGAGATCGGCCGTTTCGACCATGTGCTGCCTTATATAGACAAGGGCATCGGCGTCTCCCAGCTCGACGGCCTGGTCTATTCGCCCCTGGCCCTGCGCTCCCTGGACGAGCCCTACACCGTCTACGGCCTGGTGGCAGAAAAGATGGAGCGCGCCGAAGACGGCCTGTGGCTGCGCTTCTACCTCAACCCCAAGGCCCGCTTCGCCGATAACACACCGATCACCGCCGAAGACGTGCGCTACAGCTACGACCTGCTGATGACCCAGGGCAGCATGCGCTACCGCACCCAGTTCGAGGACGTCAAAGGCGTCACCGTGGAATCGCCGCGGGTGGTGCGTTTCGACTTCAAGAGCAACGAAAACCGCACCCTGCCCCTGGATATCGCGACCCTGCCGGTGTTCCCCGAACACTGGTGGAAGAGTCGCGACTTCGCCGCAGGCGGCGGCTATGAAGCGCCCCTGGGCAGCGGTCCCTATCGGGTGGCCAAGGTGGATTCGGGCAACAGCATCACCTTCGCCCGCAACCCCGACTGGTGGGGCAAGGACCTGCCGGTGAGCCGCGGCCTGTACAACTTCGATCATTTCAGCGTCGAGTACTTCGGCGATATCGACGTCGCCCGGCAAGTGCTGCGCGGTGGCGCCTACGACTACAACCGCGAGTTCTCCGCCACCGGCTATTCCATCGGCTACGACAGCCCGGCCCTGAGCGACGGCCGCCTGCAGAAGGCCCACCTGGCCCAGTCGGCGCCGCAACCGGCCCAGGGCTACGTGTTCAACCTCGACCGACCGGTGTTCCAGGACCGCCGGGTACGCCAGGCCCTGGCCATGCTCTGGGATTTCGAATGGAGCAACCGGCAGATGATGCGCAACCTGTACATCCGCCAGCAGAGCTTCTTCTCCAACACCTCCCTGGCAGCCCGCAGCCTGCCAGACGCCGAGGAACTGAAGATCCTCGAACCGCTGCGCGGGCAGATCCCCGACGAAGTCTTCACCCAGGTCTTCGAAGCACCGAAGACCGACGGCAGCGGAGTCATCCGCGACAAGCAACTGCAGGCCCTGGCCCTGCTGGAACAGGCCGGCTGGAAAGCCGATGGCGACAAGCTGGTGAATGCCGAAGGCGAGCCCCTGAGCTTCACCTTCCTCATCACCCAGGGCTCCATCGAACGCCTGCTGCTGCCCTACAAGCGCAACCTGGCGCAGATCGGCATCAGCCTGAACATCCGCCGCATCGACCCTTCGCAATACGTCAACCGCCTGATGGCCCGGGATTACGACATGATCGTCACCGGCTACCCGGTGACCACCTCGCCGGGCATGGAGCTGTACAACTACTTCGGCTCGGCCGCGGCCAACGACCCCGGCTCCAACAACTACATGGTGCTCAAGAACCCGGCGGTGGACAGCCTGCTCAACGGCCTGGTGAAAGCCACCAGCCAGCCGGAGATGCTGCGCTACGCTCACGCCCTGGACCGGGTGCTGCAGTGGAACTACTACTGGATCGCCAACTACTACCCGCCCGGCACCTCCACGGTGTGGTGGAACCGCTTCGGCAAGCCCAAGGTGCCGGCGAGCAACGACGAAGCCATCGAAAGCTGGTGGGAAGTCAGCAGCACCGCGCTGACCAATGAACAGATGGCCGCCGAGCTGGTCCGCCGTGGCCAACCCGGAGGGCACCACTGA
- a CDS encoding peptidylprolyl isomerase, translating into MAKATARHILVASEAKCNELKAEIEAGADFAEVAKKNSTCPSSRDGGNLGSFGPGQMVKEFDTVVFSAPVNVVQGPVKTQFGYHLLEVTSRQD; encoded by the coding sequence ATGGCCAAAGCCACTGCCCGTCACATCCTGGTTGCCAGCGAAGCCAAGTGCAACGAACTCAAAGCCGAGATCGAAGCCGGCGCCGACTTCGCCGAAGTCGCGAAAAAGAACTCCACCTGCCCGTCCAGCCGCGACGGCGGCAACCTGGGCTCCTTCGGCCCGGGCCAGATGGTCAAGGAATTCGACACCGTGGTGTTCAGCGCCCCGGTCAACGTGGTGCAAGGCCCGGTGAAAACCCAGTTTGGCTACCACCTGCTGGAAGTCACCAGCCGCCAGGACTGA
- a CDS encoding 3-deoxy-7-phosphoheptulonate synthase, which yields MNSSVSALPLSAQVSANEPLTRRLPSSLELKQQLPLSQALSQQVASHRQAVRAILEGRDPRLLVVVGPCSIHDPQSALEYAANLARLAEEVSEQMFLVMRAYVEKPRTTVGWKGLAYDPRLDGSDDMAAGLSLSRDLMREMLRLGLPIATELLQPMAAGYFDDLLSWVAIGARTTESQIHREMASGLEMPVGFKNGTDGGVAIACDAMRSAAHPHRHFGVDSQGHPAVIQTPGNPDTHLVLRGGHSGPNYDRQSVAQVQRDLHKLKIPARIMVDCSHANSGKDPLRQPAVFNEVLEQRLQGDRSLMGVMLESHLFEGCQPLSGQLRYGVSVTDGCLGWAATEQLLRTAAQQLQRADKVAAVPA from the coding sequence ATGAACTCATCCGTATCCGCTCTGCCCCTGTCCGCCCAAGTCAGCGCCAATGAACCCCTGACCCGGCGCCTGCCCAGCTCCCTCGAGCTCAAGCAGCAACTGCCGCTGTCCCAGGCCTTGAGCCAGCAAGTTGCCAGCCACCGCCAGGCGGTGCGCGCCATTCTCGAAGGTCGCGACCCACGCCTGCTGGTAGTGGTCGGCCCATGCTCCATCCACGACCCGCAATCGGCCCTGGAATACGCCGCCAACCTGGCCCGTCTGGCCGAAGAGGTGAGCGAGCAGATGTTCCTGGTGATGCGCGCCTACGTGGAAAAGCCCCGCACCACCGTCGGCTGGAAAGGCCTGGCCTACGACCCGCGCCTGGATGGCAGCGACGACATGGCCGCTGGCCTGAGCCTGTCCCGGGACCTGATGCGCGAGATGCTGCGCCTGGGCCTGCCGATCGCCACTGAACTGCTGCAACCCATGGCCGCCGGCTACTTCGACGACCTGCTGAGCTGGGTGGCCATTGGCGCCCGCACCACCGAATCGCAGATCCACCGGGAAATGGCCAGCGGCCTGGAGATGCCCGTGGGCTTCAAGAACGGCACCGACGGCGGCGTCGCCATCGCCTGTGACGCCATGCGTTCGGCGGCGCACCCGCACCGTCACTTCGGCGTCGACAGCCAGGGCCACCCGGCAGTCATCCAGACCCCAGGCAACCCCGACACTCATCTGGTGCTGCGGGGCGGCCACAGCGGGCCGAACTACGATCGCCAGAGCGTGGCCCAGGTCCAGCGCGACCTGCACAAACTGAAGATCCCGGCGCGGATCATGGTCGATTGCAGCCACGCCAACAGTGGCAAGGACCCATTGCGCCAGCCGGCAGTGTTCAACGAAGTGCTGGAGCAACGCCTGCAGGGTGATCGCTCGCTGATGGGCGTGATGCTGGAAAGCCACCTGTTCGAAGGCTGCCAGCCCCTGAGCGGTCAGCTGCGCTACGGCGTTTCGGTGACCGACGGCTGCCTGGGCTGGGCCGCCACCGAGCAACTGCTGCGCACTGCCGCGCAACAACTGCAGCGGGCAGACAAGGTCGCTGCCGTCCCCGCCTGA